In the Plectropomus leopardus isolate mb chromosome 5, YSFRI_Pleo_2.0, whole genome shotgun sequence genome, one interval contains:
- the LOC121943633 gene encoding RILP-like protein 1 isoform X4 has translation MEAPEAHSETKNTTEGCFHRTFSALTVDDVYEIAKLIGTEVEKLIDGSGKESVVGLVPKIVKVLELLESFASRNHAHKLREEELLKTFETIQLQQQKKRVGKESEEGIDKHEIRELQQKEQQWRKRCEELQAQVQQLQENREELQSRLRGSHAQEDRVQRQEREVMLKLKEVVDKQRDELRAKVQEIATISKEAEALQEQLERFMKMNAELRHKQNVLQAQLKSTVERKADMEADLKEKSKEIENLQTQLDRTNSNDPSSPSQIARESKKKSTVDQKDPDQPCFTKKEVRDIIFERNELKTNLFLVQEELNYYQREILSEERCPGFLLEAVRSAINKRRKLIKAKMLGIPVSECSSSDEEERSSLFGQTEVDGAEVDGTDKPADSRIRNLFGFLTRSGSGRSPTHMSNSASSWEIIGDSEAADETGQRPPP, from the exons ATGGAGGCACCTGAAGCACACTCGgagactaaaaacacaacagagggCTGTTTCCACAGGACTTTCTCGGCTCTAACCGTGGACGATGTGTACGAGATAGCTAAACTAATCGGCACTGAGGTGGAGAAACTTATCGACGGCAGTGGAAAAGAGAGCGTCGTGGGTTTGGTGCCGAAAATAGTGAAAgtgctggagctgctggagagCTTCGCGTCGAGGAACCATGCTCACAAACTGAGGGAAGAGGAGCTGCTCAAGACCTTCGAGACCATacagctacagcagcagaagaaacgCGTGGGGAAGGAAAGCGAGGAGGGCATCGATAAACATGAAATACGG GAACTGCAGCAGAAGGAGCAGCAGTGGAGGAAGAGGTGTGAGGAGCTGCAGGCGCaggtgcagcagctgcaggagaacagagaggagctgcagagcagGCTGAGGGGCAGCCATGCACAGGAGG ACCGTGTCCAGCGGCAGGAGCGAGAGGTGATGCTCAAGTTGAAGGAGGTGGTAGACAAGCAGAGAGATGAGCTGAGGGCAAAAGTCCAGGAGATAGCTACCATTTCCAAAGAGGCGGAGGCG cttCAGGAGCAGTTGGAGCGCTTCATGAAGATGAATGCAGAGCTGCGACACAAGCAGAACGTGCTGCAGGCCCAGCTGAAGAGCACCGTGGAGAGGAAGGCTGACATGGAGGCCGACCTGAAGGAGAAGAGCAAAGAGATAGAAAACCTCCagacacagctggacagaaccaacAGCAACGACCCT TCCAGTCCAAGTCAAATCGCTCGTGAGTCCAAGAAAAAGTCGACGGTCGATCAGAAGGATCCCGATCAGCCGTGCTTCACCAAGAAGGAGGTGCGTGACATCATTTTTGAGAGGAACGAGCTCAAAACCAACCTCTTCCTGGTGCAGGAAGAGCTCAACTACTATCAGAG ggaGATCCTGAGTGAGGAGAGGTGTCCAGGTTTCCTATTAGAAGCTGTCCGCTCTGCCATTAATAAAAGGAGAAAGCTCATTAAGGCAAAGATGCTCGGGATTCCTGTGAGCGAATGCAGCAGCAG tgatgaggaggagaggagctcTCTGTTCGGGCAGACAGAAGTAGATGGCGCTGAAGTTGACGGCACGGACAAACCAGCTGACTCACGCATACGAAACCT
- the LOC121943633 gene encoding RILP-like protein 1 isoform X2: MEAPEAHSETKNTTEGCFHRTFSALTVDDVYEIAKLIGTEVEKLIDGSGKESVVGLVPKIVKVLELLESFASRNHAHKLREEELLKTFETIQLQQQKKRVGKESEEGIDKHEIRELQQKEQQWRKRCEELQAQVQQLQENREELQSRLRGSHAQEDRVQRQEREVMLKLKEVVDKQRDELRAKVQEIATISKEAEALQEQLERFMKMNAELRHKQNVLQAQLKSTVERKADMEADLKEKSKEIENLQTQLDRTNSNDPVWITSSPSQIARESKKKSTVDQKDPDQPCFTKKEVRDIIFERNELKTNLFLVQEELNYYQREILSEERCPGFLLEAVRSAINKRRKLIKAKMLGIPVSECSSSDEEERSSLFGQTEVDGAEVDGTDKPADSRIRNLFGFLTRSGSGRSPTHMSNSASSWEIIGDSEAADETGQRPPP, encoded by the exons ATGGAGGCACCTGAAGCACACTCGgagactaaaaacacaacagagggCTGTTTCCACAGGACTTTCTCGGCTCTAACCGTGGACGATGTGTACGAGATAGCTAAACTAATCGGCACTGAGGTGGAGAAACTTATCGACGGCAGTGGAAAAGAGAGCGTCGTGGGTTTGGTGCCGAAAATAGTGAAAgtgctggagctgctggagagCTTCGCGTCGAGGAACCATGCTCACAAACTGAGGGAAGAGGAGCTGCTCAAGACCTTCGAGACCATacagctacagcagcagaagaaacgCGTGGGGAAGGAAAGCGAGGAGGGCATCGATAAACATGAAATACGG GAACTGCAGCAGAAGGAGCAGCAGTGGAGGAAGAGGTGTGAGGAGCTGCAGGCGCaggtgcagcagctgcaggagaacagagaggagctgcagagcagGCTGAGGGGCAGCCATGCACAGGAGG ACCGTGTCCAGCGGCAGGAGCGAGAGGTGATGCTCAAGTTGAAGGAGGTGGTAGACAAGCAGAGAGATGAGCTGAGGGCAAAAGTCCAGGAGATAGCTACCATTTCCAAAGAGGCGGAGGCG cttCAGGAGCAGTTGGAGCGCTTCATGAAGATGAATGCAGAGCTGCGACACAAGCAGAACGTGCTGCAGGCCCAGCTGAAGAGCACCGTGGAGAGGAAGGCTGACATGGAGGCCGACCTGAAGGAGAAGAGCAAAGAGATAGAAAACCTCCagacacagctggacagaaccaacAGCAACGACCCTGTATGGATCACT TCCAGTCCAAGTCAAATCGCTCGTGAGTCCAAGAAAAAGTCGACGGTCGATCAGAAGGATCCCGATCAGCCGTGCTTCACCAAGAAGGAGGTGCGTGACATCATTTTTGAGAGGAACGAGCTCAAAACCAACCTCTTCCTGGTGCAGGAAGAGCTCAACTACTATCAGAG ggaGATCCTGAGTGAGGAGAGGTGTCCAGGTTTCCTATTAGAAGCTGTCCGCTCTGCCATTAATAAAAGGAGAAAGCTCATTAAGGCAAAGATGCTCGGGATTCCTGTGAGCGAATGCAGCAGCAG tgatgaggaggagaggagctcTCTGTTCGGGCAGACAGAAGTAGATGGCGCTGAAGTTGACGGCACGGACAAACCAGCTGACTCACGCATACGAAACCT
- the LOC121943633 gene encoding RILP-like protein 1 isoform X3 — protein sequence MEAPEAHSETKNTTEGCFHRTFSALTVDDVYEIAKLIGTEVEKLIDGSGKESVVGLVPKIVKVLELLESFASRNHAHKLREEELLKTFETIQLQQQKKRVGKESEEGIDKHEIRQELQQKEQQWRKRCEELQAQVQQLQENREELQSRLRGSHAQEDRVQRQEREVMLKLKEVVDKQRDELRAKVQEIATISKEAEALQEQLERFMKMNAELRHKQNVLQAQLKSTVERKADMEADLKEKSKEIENLQTQLDRTNSNDPSSPSQIARESKKKSTVDQKDPDQPCFTKKEVRDIIFERNELKTNLFLVQEELNYYQREILSEERCPGFLLEAVRSAINKRRKLIKAKMLGIPVSECSSSDEEERSSLFGQTEVDGAEVDGTDKPADSRIRNLFGFLTRSGSGRSPTHMSNSASSWEIIGDSEAADETGQRPPP from the exons ATGGAGGCACCTGAAGCACACTCGgagactaaaaacacaacagagggCTGTTTCCACAGGACTTTCTCGGCTCTAACCGTGGACGATGTGTACGAGATAGCTAAACTAATCGGCACTGAGGTGGAGAAACTTATCGACGGCAGTGGAAAAGAGAGCGTCGTGGGTTTGGTGCCGAAAATAGTGAAAgtgctggagctgctggagagCTTCGCGTCGAGGAACCATGCTCACAAACTGAGGGAAGAGGAGCTGCTCAAGACCTTCGAGACCATacagctacagcagcagaagaaacgCGTGGGGAAGGAAAGCGAGGAGGGCATCGATAAACATGAAATACGG CAGGAACTGCAGCAGAAGGAGCAGCAGTGGAGGAAGAGGTGTGAGGAGCTGCAGGCGCaggtgcagcagctgcaggagaacagagaggagctgcagagcagGCTGAGGGGCAGCCATGCACAGGAGG ACCGTGTCCAGCGGCAGGAGCGAGAGGTGATGCTCAAGTTGAAGGAGGTGGTAGACAAGCAGAGAGATGAGCTGAGGGCAAAAGTCCAGGAGATAGCTACCATTTCCAAAGAGGCGGAGGCG cttCAGGAGCAGTTGGAGCGCTTCATGAAGATGAATGCAGAGCTGCGACACAAGCAGAACGTGCTGCAGGCCCAGCTGAAGAGCACCGTGGAGAGGAAGGCTGACATGGAGGCCGACCTGAAGGAGAAGAGCAAAGAGATAGAAAACCTCCagacacagctggacagaaccaacAGCAACGACCCT TCCAGTCCAAGTCAAATCGCTCGTGAGTCCAAGAAAAAGTCGACGGTCGATCAGAAGGATCCCGATCAGCCGTGCTTCACCAAGAAGGAGGTGCGTGACATCATTTTTGAGAGGAACGAGCTCAAAACCAACCTCTTCCTGGTGCAGGAAGAGCTCAACTACTATCAGAG ggaGATCCTGAGTGAGGAGAGGTGTCCAGGTTTCCTATTAGAAGCTGTCCGCTCTGCCATTAATAAAAGGAGAAAGCTCATTAAGGCAAAGATGCTCGGGATTCCTGTGAGCGAATGCAGCAGCAG tgatgaggaggagaggagctcTCTGTTCGGGCAGACAGAAGTAGATGGCGCTGAAGTTGACGGCACGGACAAACCAGCTGACTCACGCATACGAAACCT
- the LOC121943633 gene encoding RILP-like protein 1 isoform X1 — protein MEAPEAHSETKNTTEGCFHRTFSALTVDDVYEIAKLIGTEVEKLIDGSGKESVVGLVPKIVKVLELLESFASRNHAHKLREEELLKTFETIQLQQQKKRVGKESEEGIDKHEIRQELQQKEQQWRKRCEELQAQVQQLQENREELQSRLRGSHAQEDRVQRQEREVMLKLKEVVDKQRDELRAKVQEIATISKEAEALQEQLERFMKMNAELRHKQNVLQAQLKSTVERKADMEADLKEKSKEIENLQTQLDRTNSNDPVWITSSPSQIARESKKKSTVDQKDPDQPCFTKKEVRDIIFERNELKTNLFLVQEELNYYQREILSEERCPGFLLEAVRSAINKRRKLIKAKMLGIPVSECSSSDEEERSSLFGQTEVDGAEVDGTDKPADSRIRNLFGFLTRSGSGRSPTHMSNSASSWEIIGDSEAADETGQRPPP, from the exons ATGGAGGCACCTGAAGCACACTCGgagactaaaaacacaacagagggCTGTTTCCACAGGACTTTCTCGGCTCTAACCGTGGACGATGTGTACGAGATAGCTAAACTAATCGGCACTGAGGTGGAGAAACTTATCGACGGCAGTGGAAAAGAGAGCGTCGTGGGTTTGGTGCCGAAAATAGTGAAAgtgctggagctgctggagagCTTCGCGTCGAGGAACCATGCTCACAAACTGAGGGAAGAGGAGCTGCTCAAGACCTTCGAGACCATacagctacagcagcagaagaaacgCGTGGGGAAGGAAAGCGAGGAGGGCATCGATAAACATGAAATACGG CAGGAACTGCAGCAGAAGGAGCAGCAGTGGAGGAAGAGGTGTGAGGAGCTGCAGGCGCaggtgcagcagctgcaggagaacagagaggagctgcagagcagGCTGAGGGGCAGCCATGCACAGGAGG ACCGTGTCCAGCGGCAGGAGCGAGAGGTGATGCTCAAGTTGAAGGAGGTGGTAGACAAGCAGAGAGATGAGCTGAGGGCAAAAGTCCAGGAGATAGCTACCATTTCCAAAGAGGCGGAGGCG cttCAGGAGCAGTTGGAGCGCTTCATGAAGATGAATGCAGAGCTGCGACACAAGCAGAACGTGCTGCAGGCCCAGCTGAAGAGCACCGTGGAGAGGAAGGCTGACATGGAGGCCGACCTGAAGGAGAAGAGCAAAGAGATAGAAAACCTCCagacacagctggacagaaccaacAGCAACGACCCTGTATGGATCACT TCCAGTCCAAGTCAAATCGCTCGTGAGTCCAAGAAAAAGTCGACGGTCGATCAGAAGGATCCCGATCAGCCGTGCTTCACCAAGAAGGAGGTGCGTGACATCATTTTTGAGAGGAACGAGCTCAAAACCAACCTCTTCCTGGTGCAGGAAGAGCTCAACTACTATCAGAG ggaGATCCTGAGTGAGGAGAGGTGTCCAGGTTTCCTATTAGAAGCTGTCCGCTCTGCCATTAATAAAAGGAGAAAGCTCATTAAGGCAAAGATGCTCGGGATTCCTGTGAGCGAATGCAGCAGCAG tgatgaggaggagaggagctcTCTGTTCGGGCAGACAGAAGTAGATGGCGCTGAAGTTGACGGCACGGACAAACCAGCTGACTCACGCATACGAAACCT